From Polynucleobacter difficilis, a single genomic window includes:
- a CDS encoding NAD(P)/FAD-dependent oxidoreductase, with the protein MAKKRIAIIGAGISGLGCAYRLRQHPDFEITIYEAGNHIGGHSNTVDISVDTPSGPIQHGVDTGFLVFNRRTYPRLVRLFEELAVPIFPSEMSFSVKLESIAPLEWAGNDLNSFFGQRRNLLRPSFWKMARDIMRFNALATALALSQESSDTHSSKVLAQEESIADFLDRHAFSKPFRDWYFLPMIGAIWSCSVDQMLEFPIQTMARFCHNHGLLKIQDRPKWLTVQGGSREYVKRLVSALDQCGVHWVREAVTSVNVPTDSKQHAIEVTSASGSAQFDEIVMACHSDQSLQLLRGINTATQSILSAIPYQANRAILHTDASFLPERKRCWAAWNYTAQAKSNDVAEDTVSVSYLINLLQPLPPALKDIPIIVTLNPLREPDHSKVFQEIRYAHPVFDMRATDAQAALPLIQGKSSVWYCGAWTGYGFHEDGLRSGETVAEAILERSKQSTSLHTSAAEVNVAN; encoded by the coding sequence ATGGCTAAAAAGCGCATTGCCATTATTGGCGCCGGCATCTCAGGCTTAGGCTGTGCTTACCGCCTACGTCAGCATCCTGATTTTGAGATCACGATTTACGAAGCAGGAAATCACATTGGTGGTCACAGCAATACCGTTGATATCAGCGTTGATACACCAAGCGGACCTATTCAGCATGGCGTCGACACTGGGTTCTTGGTCTTTAATCGCCGTACCTATCCTCGCCTCGTTCGCCTATTTGAAGAATTGGCTGTGCCTATTTTTCCTTCAGAGATGTCTTTTTCCGTAAAGCTTGAATCGATTGCTCCACTGGAGTGGGCTGGAAATGATCTCAACTCTTTTTTTGGTCAACGGCGCAATTTACTCCGCCCTTCTTTTTGGAAAATGGCGCGTGACATCATGCGCTTTAACGCGCTTGCTACTGCGCTGGCTTTAAGTCAGGAGTCAAGCGATACGCACTCAAGTAAAGTATTAGCCCAAGAAGAAAGCATTGCCGATTTTCTAGATCGCCATGCCTTTAGTAAACCTTTTCGGGATTGGTATTTCTTGCCCATGATTGGCGCGATTTGGTCATGCTCTGTCGATCAAATGCTGGAGTTTCCGATTCAAACAATGGCGCGTTTTTGCCATAACCATGGGCTCTTAAAAATACAAGATCGACCAAAGTGGCTTACCGTACAAGGCGGCTCACGCGAATACGTGAAACGCTTAGTTAGCGCCCTTGATCAGTGCGGCGTGCACTGGGTGCGCGAAGCAGTAACGTCGGTTAATGTCCCTACTGATAGCAAACAACATGCGATTGAGGTTACTAGCGCCAGTGGGTCTGCGCAGTTTGATGAGATTGTGATGGCTTGCCACAGCGATCAAAGCCTTCAACTGCTGCGTGGTATTAATACAGCGACTCAATCCATTCTGAGCGCAATTCCGTATCAGGCCAACCGGGCCATCTTGCATACCGATGCCTCTTTTTTGCCAGAGCGTAAACGCTGCTGGGCAGCCTGGAATTACACGGCGCAAGCGAAGAGTAATGACGTGGCTGAAGATACAGTTAGCGTTAGTTATCTGATCAATCTCCTTCAGCCCCTTCCTCCAGCACTGAAAGACATTCCGATTATTGTCACCCTCAATCCACTGCGTGAGCCCGACCATAGTAAAGTATTCCAAGAGATTCGGTATGCACACCCTGTATTTGATATGCGCGCTACCGATGCACAAGCGGCTTTGCCCCTGATCCAAGGCAAGTCATCGGTTTGGTATTGTGGCGCATGGACCGGGTATGGATTTCATGAGGATGGTTTGCGCTCAGGCGAGACGGTCGCAGAGGCAATTCTAGAGCGCAGTAAGCAATCCACCAGCCTCCATACTTCTGCAGCAGAGGTCAATGTTGCCAACTGA
- a CDS encoding SAM-dependent methyltransferase, which produces MNRPGQSLLSRLSFSRSADRHSSHSVPLAARTFLALLSNVKSGHLALTLPDGRTEYFGTTSDDLHADLHILDWDVFKDVLKHGDIGFAESYIRGQWNTSNLKAILEIAIRNRTLLEKAIYGSWFGSLFYRLKHRMRNNSKSGSRKNIHAHYDLGNPFYSLWLDPSMTYSSAWFSGDLQLPLAQAQSNKYRRILSSIDASPEKRILEIGCGWGGFIEEAALAGCHVTGLTLSREQQKFAEARLAQQGLVSEIRFQDYRDCKEQFDGIASIEMFEAVGENHWEQYFKTIASSLKPGGKACIQTIVIAEELFERYRSSTDFIQQYVFPGGMLPSKSAFKEYAARAGLRVDDEFAFGTDYAKTLCIWYESFNGQLGQVSQLGFDEAFIRLWNFYLMYCAAGFSERNIDVVQFTLVHDHASGDSLRP; this is translated from the coding sequence ATGAATCGACCTGGACAATCCCTGCTATCGCGCTTAAGTTTTTCACGCTCTGCCGATCGACATTCATCCCACTCGGTTCCGCTGGCGGCACGAACCTTTCTGGCCTTACTGAGCAATGTTAAATCTGGGCATTTGGCACTCACCTTGCCAGACGGCAGAACAGAATATTTTGGTACTACCAGTGATGACTTGCATGCTGATTTGCATATCCTTGATTGGGATGTGTTTAAAGATGTTCTGAAGCATGGGGACATTGGTTTTGCCGAGAGCTATATCCGTGGCCAATGGAATACATCCAACTTAAAAGCCATATTAGAAATAGCGATTCGAAATCGGACCCTCCTTGAAAAAGCAATCTACGGCAGTTGGTTTGGCTCCTTGTTCTACCGCCTCAAACATCGGATGCGCAATAACTCCAAATCAGGTAGTCGCAAAAATATTCATGCGCACTATGACCTAGGCAATCCCTTTTATTCTTTATGGCTTGATCCCAGCATGACCTATTCCAGCGCCTGGTTTAGTGGCGATCTTCAGCTCCCATTGGCTCAGGCCCAATCCAATAAGTACCGCCGTATTTTGTCTTCCATTGATGCCTCTCCGGAAAAACGAATACTGGAGATTGGCTGTGGCTGGGGCGGCTTTATTGAAGAAGCAGCGCTAGCTGGTTGTCATGTAACTGGCCTTACTTTATCCCGAGAGCAACAGAAGTTTGCTGAAGCACGCCTTGCACAGCAAGGCCTTGTTTCTGAAATTCGGTTTCAGGACTACCGCGATTGCAAAGAACAATTTGATGGCATTGCCTCCATCGAAATGTTTGAGGCGGTGGGTGAAAACCATTGGGAACAATATTTCAAGACGATTGCATCCTCGCTCAAGCCCGGTGGAAAAGCCTGCATTCAAACCATTGTGATTGCAGAAGAATTGTTTGAGCGCTATCGCAGTAGTACGGACTTTATTCAGCAATACGTTTTCCCAGGCGGTATGTTGCCATCCAAGTCGGCTTTTAAAGAGTATGCGGCCAGGGCCGGTTTGCGGGTTGATGACGAATTTGCATTTGGAACCGACTATGCAAAAACACTGTGCATTTGGTATGAGTCGTTTAATGGGCAACTGGGCCAAGTTAGCCAACTGGGGTTTGATGAAGCTTTCATTCGGCTTTGGAATTTTTACCTCATGTACTGTGCAGCCGGCTTTTCAGAGCGCAACATCGATGTGGTGCAATTTACCCTGGTTCACGATCACGCTAGCGGAGATAGCTTACGCCCATGA
- a CDS encoding thiol:disulfide interchange protein DsbA/DsbL, giving the protein MRLLQLGLGAVIALSFFVPISHAQGPAKIEPGFDYRVLPVAQPLDTKGKVEVIEFFWYGCPHCFDFDPEIMAWEKRQAKDVVFRQVPIAFREELMPHSQLFYALEALGKSNLNSKVMFAMHRENKRLLNENDIADWVASQGVDRNAFLAAYRSFAVVSKARAARQLGDAYRIDGVPTVAIQGKYITSPSIAGTRAKAIAVMDHLVDKVRKENYK; this is encoded by the coding sequence ATGCGATTACTGCAACTTGGGCTAGGCGCTGTAATTGCCCTGAGTTTTTTCGTACCCATTTCTCATGCTCAAGGCCCAGCAAAAATAGAGCCTGGATTTGATTACCGCGTCCTGCCGGTCGCTCAGCCGCTCGACACCAAAGGCAAAGTGGAAGTCATTGAATTCTTTTGGTACGGCTGCCCGCATTGTTTTGATTTTGATCCCGAAATCATGGCATGGGAAAAGCGCCAAGCAAAAGACGTGGTATTTCGTCAAGTGCCGATTGCCTTTCGTGAGGAGCTGATGCCCCACAGCCAATTGTTTTATGCGCTTGAGGCTTTAGGCAAGAGCAATCTCAATTCCAAGGTGATGTTTGCCATGCACAGGGAAAATAAACGCCTTCTTAATGAGAATGACATCGCAGATTGGGTTGCAAGTCAGGGCGTGGATCGCAATGCATTCTTAGCTGCATACCGTTCATTTGCGGTTGTTTCAAAAGCAAGAGCCGCGCGGCAGCTGGGCGACGCATACCGCATTGACGGCGTTCCGACTGTCGCGATTCAAGGAAAGTACATTACTTCACCTTCGATTGCCGGTACCCGTGCAAAAGCCATCGCAGTGATGGATCACTTGGTCGACAAAGTCAGAAAAGAGAATTACAAGTAA
- a CDS encoding cryptochrome/photolyase family protein produces MSKKSPTAKSAKGSQTTRNLILVLGDQLDLDSPVLQNADWQQDAVLMIESAGEATWVWSHKARIALFLSAMRHFAAALSKLGARVHYQSMEGSPATELGDALKEAIEEYKPASVHCVEPGEWRVWGDITAACTAMDVPLHITSDTHFLCDLEEFKQWAGAKKELRMEFFYRQMRKKHGVLLDKAGEPEGGQWNYDAANRSSYPKKGPGLIDPPEFFEPDAITKEVLALVQERFKDHPGSLQHFLWPVTREQALLALDRFIDARLVHFGQYEDAMWTDTPFGWHSVLSSSLNLKLINPREVIGRVEAAWRAGDASLEAAEGLIRQILGWREFIRGVYWLDMPKMGTANYFGYQRELPAWYWTGKTKMVCMADVLGQTLEYGYAHHIQRLMVTGNFSLLAGLSPQAVSSWFLAVYVDAVEWAELPNVAGMALFANGGRFTSKPYISSGAYIKRMSNYCSHCPYKPDVRVGENACPFTTLYWNFLMNHQSEFEKNPRTRLMTANLKRIDDAEKKQIQQHAVVLLKNIETI; encoded by the coding sequence ATGAGCAAAAAATCCCCAACGGCTAAAAGTGCAAAGGGCAGTCAAACGACCCGTAATCTCATCTTGGTTTTGGGTGATCAGCTAGACCTGGATAGTCCAGTTTTGCAAAACGCCGATTGGCAGCAGGACGCGGTATTGATGATTGAGTCTGCTGGGGAGGCTACCTGGGTTTGGAGCCACAAGGCACGCATTGCCCTGTTTTTATCCGCGATGCGCCACTTTGCTGCTGCCTTAAGCAAGTTGGGCGCGCGCGTTCACTATCAATCCATGGAGGGCAGTCCGGCCACTGAGCTGGGGGATGCTTTAAAAGAGGCCATCGAGGAATATAAGCCCGCCTCAGTCCATTGCGTTGAGCCTGGTGAATGGCGCGTTTGGGGCGACATTACAGCGGCATGTACTGCGATGGATGTCCCCTTGCACATTACAAGCGATACGCACTTTCTATGCGATTTAGAGGAGTTCAAGCAGTGGGCAGGCGCAAAGAAAGAATTGCGGATGGAGTTCTTTTATCGCCAGATGCGAAAAAAGCACGGCGTTCTGCTGGACAAGGCAGGTGAGCCGGAGGGCGGTCAATGGAATTACGATGCGGCAAACCGCTCCAGCTATCCCAAAAAAGGCCCCGGCTTAATTGATCCTCCGGAGTTTTTTGAGCCCGATGCCATCACGAAGGAGGTGCTGGCCTTGGTGCAGGAGCGCTTTAAAGACCACCCTGGCAGTCTCCAGCACTTTTTGTGGCCCGTTACCCGCGAGCAAGCCTTGTTAGCCTTGGACCGTTTCATTGATGCCCGGCTGGTGCATTTTGGTCAATACGAAGATGCGATGTGGACCGATACCCCGTTTGGCTGGCATTCGGTCTTATCCTCTAGCCTCAATCTAAAGCTAATTAATCCACGAGAGGTTATTGGGCGCGTAGAGGCGGCATGGCGTGCAGGCGATGCCAGTCTCGAGGCAGCAGAAGGCTTGATTCGGCAAATTCTGGGTTGGCGCGAATTTATCCGCGGGGTCTATTGGCTCGATATGCCCAAGATGGGCACTGCCAATTACTTTGGCTATCAACGGGAACTGCCAGCGTGGTACTGGACCGGAAAAACAAAAATGGTGTGCATGGCCGATGTGCTTGGACAAACACTGGAATACGGCTATGCCCATCACATTCAGCGACTGATGGTAACGGGAAACTTTTCCCTCTTGGCCGGTCTTTCCCCTCAGGCGGTGAGTAGCTGGTTTTTGGCAGTCTATGTGGATGCCGTAGAGTGGGCTGAATTACCCAACGTTGCTGGTATGGCTCTATTTGCTAATGGCGGGCGCTTCACCAGTAAGCCGTATATTTCCAGTGGTGCCTACATTAAGCGCATGAGTAATTACTGTAGCCATTGCCCATATAAGCCGGATGTACGTGTGGGTGAGAATGCATGTCCGTTTACCACCTTGTATTGGAATTTTTTAATGAATCACCAGTCTGAGTTTGAAAAAAATCCACGCACGCGCTTGATGACTGCAAACTTAAAGCGCATCGACGATGCCGAGAAAAAACAGATTCAGCAACATGCTGTAGTCTTACTAAAAAATATTGAAACCATTTAA
- a CDS encoding SPOR domain-containing protein → MMKKANRPSVPPAQPIAQSDREFGGTILGLVIGLVIGLSLALAVAFYISKTPPQERPGVKAPNLPLSIKPAAPAEAVVSEEEKPATQIDLNRPLQGKSPAVPSSSADPIADIATGKAAADAAASAKADAKTEVVFFVQTGAFASQSEADGQKASLAMQGMQSQISEGLVDGKAVWRVRIGPFANVDDSGIVRSKLTGMGIKPAVIKVNK, encoded by the coding sequence ATGATGAAAAAAGCCAATCGACCCTCCGTACCGCCAGCACAGCCTATTGCTCAAAGCGATAGGGAATTTGGCGGCACCATCTTGGGCTTAGTGATTGGTTTGGTTATCGGCCTTAGCCTCGCCTTGGCGGTGGCTTTCTATATTTCTAAAACACCACCGCAAGAGCGGCCTGGAGTGAAGGCCCCCAATCTTCCTTTATCCATTAAACCAGCCGCACCAGCGGAAGCGGTGGTAAGTGAAGAAGAAAAGCCAGCAACGCAAATTGATTTAAATAGGCCGCTGCAGGGCAAATCCCCGGCAGTCCCCAGCAGTAGCGCTGATCCCATTGCCGATATTGCGACCGGCAAGGCAGCTGCAGATGCCGCGGCGAGTGCAAAGGCAGATGCCAAAACAGAGGTCGTCTTTTTTGTTCAAACTGGCGCTTTTGCAAGTCAATCCGAAGCGGATGGACAGAAAGCCAGTTTAGCCATGCAAGGAATGCAATCCCAAATTAGTGAAGGTTTGGTCGATGGCAAAGCCGTTTGGCGGGTTCGTATTGGCCCCTTTGCCAATGTCGATGACAGCGGCATCGTGCGCAGCAAGTTAACCGGCATGGGCATTAAGCCAGCCGTCATTAAGGTCAATAAATAA
- a CDS encoding DUF1840 domain-containing protein — translation MIYQFHSKAGPDVIMLSDLSQRIFDILEHPLEKRGILVAELLPEFIARLESAITADAASNSSAPDTPSDSDQEKPTADRLGQRAFPFLELLKQARAANEPIVWGV, via the coding sequence ATGATCTATCAATTTCACTCTAAAGCAGGTCCCGATGTCATCATGCTCTCGGATTTGAGCCAACGCATTTTTGACATCCTTGAGCATCCCCTAGAGAAACGGGGCATTTTGGTCGCAGAGCTTTTGCCCGAGTTTATTGCTCGCCTTGAATCCGCCATTACGGCTGATGCAGCCTCCAACAGTAGCGCGCCCGATACACCCTCAGACTCCGACCAAGAAAAACCGACTGCCGATCGTCTAGGGCAGCGCGCCTTCCCCTTTCTGGAGCTCCTCAAACAAGCTAGGGCTGCAAATGAGCCCATTGTGTGGGGCGTCTAA
- a CDS encoding DUF1365 domain-containing protein, translated as MLPTDLTPKLNFGVVQHRRFRPAKNAFAYSVFTISIPMRERRRNPDLLRQHGLGDNRFRFFSFFDKDHGRGDLDSLAWAEQILDSYGIAHPDGEIWLQTFPRVLAYVFNPVSFWICTKPNGQVRAVIAEVNNTFGERHCYLLSKDSGEPLRSGETLTTNKVFHVSPFCDVSGEYRFRFLFPQESQSGRNTVNRIELHEDGEALIHTSISGEARPLTRASLYFSILRYPLMSIGVIGRIHWQALKLWAKGVPFHSKPKPPDFEVSR; from the coding sequence ATGTTGCCAACTGATTTAACGCCGAAACTCAATTTCGGAGTCGTTCAACACCGCCGCTTCCGCCCTGCCAAAAATGCATTCGCGTATTCCGTGTTTACGATCAGCATTCCCATGCGAGAGCGACGGCGCAATCCAGATTTACTTCGCCAGCATGGTCTGGGCGACAATCGATTTCGCTTCTTTTCATTTTTTGATAAAGACCATGGCCGCGGTGACCTAGACAGCCTAGCTTGGGCCGAACAAATCTTAGATTCGTATGGCATTGCGCATCCCGATGGCGAAATCTGGTTACAAACCTTTCCACGGGTTTTGGCGTATGTCTTTAATCCAGTGAGTTTTTGGATTTGCACCAAACCAAACGGGCAAGTGCGCGCTGTCATTGCCGAGGTAAACAATACCTTTGGAGAGCGTCACTGCTACCTGTTAAGTAAGGATTCGGGCGAGCCGCTGCGCTCTGGAGAAACCCTTACAACTAACAAGGTCTTTCATGTATCTCCTTTTTGCGATGTCAGCGGTGAATACCGCTTTCGCTTCCTCTTTCCCCAAGAAAGCCAATCCGGACGGAACACCGTCAACCGCATTGAGCTGCATGAGGATGGGGAGGCCTTGATTCATACCAGCATTAGCGGTGAAGCGCGCCCATTGACACGTGCCTCCCTGTATTTTTCGATATTGCGATATCCTCTTATGAGCATTGGAGTGATCGGACGAATTCATTGGCAAGCACTGAAGCTTTGGGCCAAAGGCGTCCCGTTCCACTCCAAACCCAAACCGCCCGACTTTGAAGTTAGTAGATGA
- the argS gene encoding arginine--tRNA ligase, translating into MLLNHKNQLIASLGAALKAVADGRGIAVDSPIEPRLERPKSVDHGDVACNIALQIAKAWKMNPRELAQAIVDSLGSDPSYAELIASSEIAGPGFINFRLSNKAKTEVVTAVLDQKKTFGKRAIDGASRAMVEFVSANPTGPLHVGHGRQAALGDAIANLLSTQGVAVHREFYYNDAGVQITNLAASVHARLSGLKPGDASWPEQAYNGDYIAEIAEAYKASPECNGMDDLAAIQQFAVAYLRNEQDIDLRTFGVQFDCYYLESSLYTDGSVAQIVADLGSVGKTYEADGALWLRTTEDGDDKDRVMRKSDGTYTYFVPDVAYHASKWQRGFTKVINVQGSDHHGTIARVRSGLQGVAQKRGWVIPTDYPDYVLHKMVTVMRHGQEVKISKRAGSYVTVRDLVEWSGGVTELMNAQERELALQRGRDAVRFFLISRKADTEFVFDVDLALQQNDENPVFYVQYAHARICSILQQWNGTEADLLNADLSLLDSKASDHLLRRLAEYPEMLTTAAAELSPHAVAFYLRDLAGDFHTFYNADRVLVDDAKLKLARLALLSATRQVIENGLALLGVSAPRKM; encoded by the coding sequence ATGCTGTTAAATCATAAAAACCAATTAATTGCATCTTTAGGCGCTGCCTTAAAGGCCGTTGCCGATGGTCGCGGTATTGCAGTAGATTCGCCAATAGAGCCAAGGCTAGAGCGTCCAAAATCGGTGGACCATGGCGATGTCGCTTGCAACATTGCATTGCAAATCGCCAAAGCATGGAAGATGAATCCCCGTGAGCTGGCCCAAGCCATTGTCGATTCTTTGGGTTCGGATCCCAGTTATGCCGAATTGATTGCATCGAGTGAGATTGCAGGGCCTGGATTCATCAATTTCCGCTTAAGTAATAAAGCCAAAACCGAAGTAGTAACAGCAGTACTTGATCAGAAAAAAACATTCGGTAAGCGTGCCATCGATGGAGCATCACGGGCAATGGTGGAGTTTGTTTCTGCCAATCCAACCGGCCCCTTGCACGTTGGCCATGGCCGGCAAGCAGCGCTCGGCGATGCCATCGCCAATCTGCTGAGTACCCAAGGGGTTGCCGTGCACCGCGAGTTTTATTACAACGATGCTGGAGTGCAGATTACGAATTTAGCGGCATCTGTGCATGCACGTTTGAGCGGACTCAAGCCTGGCGATGCAAGTTGGCCAGAGCAGGCTTACAACGGCGATTACATTGCTGAAATTGCAGAGGCATATAAGGCCTCTCCTGAATGCAATGGTATGGATGACTTGGCGGCGATTCAGCAGTTTGCGGTTGCTTACCTGCGCAATGAGCAGGATATTGATTTACGTACGTTTGGCGTTCAGTTTGATTGCTACTACCTCGAATCCTCTTTGTATACCGATGGCAGTGTTGCCCAGATCGTTGCTGACCTGGGGTCGGTAGGTAAAACATATGAAGCCGATGGTGCATTGTGGCTCAGAACCACAGAGGATGGCGATGATAAGGATCGCGTCATGCGCAAGTCCGATGGCACATACACCTACTTTGTGCCTGACGTGGCTTACCATGCAAGTAAGTGGCAGCGTGGTTTTACTAAAGTGATCAATGTCCAAGGCAGCGATCACCATGGCACCATCGCTCGGGTGCGCTCTGGTTTGCAAGGCGTTGCGCAAAAACGCGGCTGGGTTATTCCGACTGACTACCCTGACTATGTTCTGCATAAGATGGTGACGGTGATGCGGCATGGGCAAGAGGTCAAGATTTCAAAACGGGCGGGGTCTTATGTAACTGTGCGCGATTTGGTGGAATGGTCTGGCGGCGTTACTGAGTTGATGAATGCCCAAGAGCGCGAATTGGCCTTGCAGCGGGGGCGTGATGCAGTGCGCTTCTTCTTAATTTCTCGTAAAGCCGATACGGAATTTGTGTTTGATGTGGATTTGGCACTGCAACAGAATGATGAGAACCCGGTGTTCTATGTGCAATACGCCCATGCGCGTATTTGCTCCATCTTGCAGCAATGGAACGGTACTGAAGCAGACCTACTGAATGCCGACCTTTCTCTTTTGGATAGCAAGGCCTCTGATCATTTGCTGCGCCGCCTTGCGGAATATCCGGAGATGCTAACGACTGCGGCAGCAGAGTTATCCCCACACGCAGTAGCGTTTTATCTGCGTGATTTGGCGGGGGATTTCCATACTTTTTACAATGCAGACCGGGTTTTGGTAGACGATGCAAAGTTAAAATTGGCCAGGCTGGCTTTATTGTCGGCAACCCGGCAAGTGATTGAAAATGGCTTGGCTTTATTGGGTGTATCGGCGCCCAGAAAAATGTAA
- a CDS encoding glutathione peroxidase produces the protein MRHFFVVAACWLGLSLSSPAFAQTAAPTCSPLLSHTFLRLQDEAPQNLCQYQGKVIMVVNTASYCGFTGQYDDLEKIYSKYQQKGFVVLGFPSNDFGQQEPGTNKQIADFCKNTYDVKFPMFAKSSVSGKNPNPLFKMLIEKTGTTPKWNFYKYLIDRNGNVVEAYGSLSNPSGKTITSHIEKLLQGKQ, from the coding sequence ATGCGGCATTTCTTCGTTGTAGCAGCCTGTTGGCTGGGGCTCTCTTTGAGTAGCCCCGCATTTGCTCAGACTGCGGCCCCCACCTGTAGCCCCCTACTTTCCCATACTTTTTTGCGCCTGCAAGATGAGGCCCCCCAAAACTTATGCCAGTACCAAGGGAAAGTGATTATGGTGGTCAATACTGCCAGCTACTGTGGCTTTACCGGACAATACGACGACCTTGAAAAAATATACTCCAAGTACCAACAAAAAGGCTTTGTCGTTTTAGGCTTTCCATCGAATGACTTTGGTCAGCAAGAGCCCGGCACGAATAAGCAAATTGCGGACTTTTGTAAAAACACCTATGACGTCAAATTCCCGATGTTTGCCAAATCGAGTGTCTCCGGGAAAAATCCAAATCCCTTATTCAAAATGTTGATTGAAAAAACCGGCACCACACCGAAGTGGAATTTTTATAAATACCTGATTGATCGCAACGGCAATGTAGTGGAGGCCTATGGCAGCCTCTCGAACCCCAGCGGTAAAACCATAACGTCCCACATTGAAAAATTACTGCAAGGAAAGCAGTGA
- a CDS encoding SDR family NAD(P)-dependent oxidoreductase encodes MKQIGMQDFAGKRVWVIGASSGIGEACAIALFAAGASVALSGRRLQNLQTVAQHAKPNQSLILPLDVTEPKAIQEAYQKLMQEWGQLDLLLFVSGIYIPLRADNFEMESAEKTINANVLGPMRAVAAVLPNMLERHSGHIAIVGSVAGYSGLPKALAYGPSKAAMINFCETLFYDLQPKGIGVHMISPGFVKTEATAQNDFEMPALISSEEAAKHILDGIREGEFDIHFPKRFSGFLKFLRLLPYPVYFWILRRFVKI; translated from the coding sequence ATGAAACAAATTGGTATGCAGGACTTCGCCGGAAAGCGCGTATGGGTGATCGGCGCCAGTAGCGGAATTGGCGAAGCCTGCGCAATCGCGCTATTCGCAGCCGGCGCGTCAGTCGCGCTCTCTGGCCGTCGCCTGCAAAATCTTCAAACAGTCGCGCAGCATGCCAAGCCGAATCAAAGTCTGATATTGCCCTTGGATGTGACTGAGCCCAAGGCAATTCAAGAGGCCTACCAAAAACTCATGCAGGAATGGGGGCAGCTCGATCTGCTGTTGTTTGTTTCTGGGATTTACATACCATTGCGTGCCGATAACTTTGAGATGGAGTCAGCCGAGAAAACCATCAATGCCAATGTATTAGGACCGATGCGTGCGGTTGCTGCGGTCTTGCCTAATATGCTAGAGCGGCACAGCGGCCATATCGCTATTGTAGGAAGCGTGGCCGGCTACAGCGGCCTACCGAAAGCGTTAGCTTATGGCCCGAGTAAAGCAGCCATGATTAACTTTTGCGAAACCCTCTTTTATGATTTGCAGCCTAAAGGCATTGGGGTGCACATGATTTCCCCAGGCTTTGTAAAGACCGAGGCTACTGCGCAAAATGACTTTGAAATGCCCGCCTTAATTAGCTCTGAAGAGGCAGCCAAACATATTTTGGATGGCATACGTGAGGGTGAGTTTGATATCCATTTTCCAAAACGGTTTTCTGGATTCTTGAAGTTTTTGCGTTTACTGCCTTATCCAGTTTACTTTTGGATCTTACGGCGTTTCGTCAAAATTTAA